The genomic region CCGCTTTCGGAAACGCTGATAATATCCGCAGGGAGATATTTAATAAGTTGCAGGGAAAGATTAATATCGGTTTTAAAAGTCTTTAAATCGCGATTATTAATCCCTATAATCCTCGCCCCGGCTGCCAGGGCAATATTAATTTCTTTCTGATCATGAACTTCTACGAGTACGCCAAGGCCCAAATCCCGGGCAATCTTGAGAAGCTTTTTCAGGACCATCGCCTTTTTTATCACAGCTACAATCAACAAAATAGCGTCTGCGCCCATTGCTCTGCTTTCCTCTATCTGTTCGGTTGTGAAAATAAAATCCTTGCGCAGTATGGGCAGGTTTACTGTCCTTCTTGCCAGCATCAGGTCCTGGGGCGAGCCGAAAAAGTAATCTTCCTCGGTAAGCACCGAAATGGCCGCTGCCCCGCCGTGCAGATACTCTTTGGCTATAGCAGCCACATCCAGATCCGATTTGAACAGGCCAAGAGACGGTGACCCTTTTTTTATTTCCGCAATGATCTGAAATTTACCTTTGGTAAGAAAAGGAAGGGGTTGATATCGGGAATCAGCTGAAGTTGACGGAGGAGAAGCTTTTAGTCTTTTTTTCTTGGAGGTAATGATTTGAGAAAGAATATTGCGCCTCTCTCCTAAATCCTCTCTCCGCATGCGGAGAAAGGACTTTATATTTTGAATAACTTTATGTGTATCATTCATTACGTCATCATTATTAAATCTTAAAACTGCTATACCTAATTGATTTATTATTGCTGTTCTTAATTCATCGTAATCCTTCTGTTTTTTATGTATTTCCCCATCTAATTCAATTATAAAGTTTAAATCTTTACAATAAAAATCGGCTATAAAAACTCTCTTTTGCTCCATGTAATCAAATATCAGAGGTTTTTGTCTGACGAATTTAATACCCAATTTTTTTGCCTTTATTTCAAGCCATAGACTTTTTTCTGCCTCTGTCTGATTTCTTCTTAATTCTCTGGCTCGTTTTGTTACTGTTTGCATAAGAAAATAATATAACTTATTCCCCGTCTCCGCAAGCGGAGAAGGGGCCGGGGGAAGAGGCGATAGCTAGCCGGGGGATGAGTTCGAGTTCCTAACCAGTTCCTGCAGCTTAGCCAGAGCTTTGCCGCTTTCCAGCGTTTGACGGGCCAACCTGTAACCATCTTTAAGGTTTTGAACTTTTCCTCCGATCATAATGGCGGCTGCCGCATTTATTAAAACTACCTCTTTCAGGGCACCGGATAATTTGTTGTCCATAAGGTCATTCATGATTTGGGCGTTCTCTTCAACGCCGGCTCCTTTTATGGCTTCAAGCGGATAGCGTTTACCGATAATATCTTCAGGTAGAATATAACCGTCGTGAATCTCGCCTTCTTTGAGATGAACATAAAATGTGCGGTCGGAAACAGAAATTTCGTCCAGGCCGTCATCGCTATGTAATACCAAAGCTTCTTTGGTACCCAGTTCCTTCAAGGCCAGAGCCACAAGCTCGGCATAATCTCTGGAAAAAACACCGATAATCTGCGCGTCCGCGCCGGCGGGATTGGTTAGCGGACCGAGAATATTAAAAATTGTCCTGATACCTATTTCTTTGCGGATAGGGCCCACATTTTTCATGGCTGTATGCAATTTCTGGGCAAACAAAAAAGCTATACCGGTTTTAGCCAGGACCGCTGAAGTTTCATCAGCGGATAAATTAACGT from Candidatus Margulisiibacteriota bacterium harbors:
- the trpC gene encoding indole-3-glycerol phosphate synthase TrpC — encoded protein: MQTVTKRARELRRNQTEAEKSLWLEIKAKKLGIKFVRQKPLIFDYMEQKRVFIADFYCKDLNFIIELDGEIHKKQKDYDELRTAIINQLGIAVLRFNNDDVMNDTHKVIQNIKSFLRMRREDLGERRNILSQIITSKKKRLKASPPSTSADSRYQPLPFLTKGKFQIIAEIKKGSPSLGLFKSDLDVAAIAKEYLHGGAAAISVLTEEDYFFGSPQDLMLARRTVNLPILRKDFIFTTEQIEESRAMGADAILLIVAVIKKAMVLKKLLKIARDLGLGVLVEVHDQKEINIALAAGARIIGINNRDLKTFKTDINLSLQLIKYLPADIISVSESGIHTSEEIKRLQAAGFDAVLIGEAFLEDTKLLSKIRFK